A stretch of Treponema vincentii F0403 DNA encodes these proteins:
- a CDS encoding C69 family dipeptidase — MKKMCLFLLVAAAGVWAGMSNAFGCTGFVAGKDATADGFRIIARTEDLSGAHNKTFKVYPHQKNRKPVQFTDSIGFKIELPKESYRYTAICDAEQSEGIYDEVGFNEHGVAMSATVSASPGKAAEEADPLVENGLSEASMTTVVLPYITTAREGVQRIADIVDKYGSAEGNVIFIADDKESWYMEIYSGHQYAAVKVPDDMYAVVPNHFLLGYVDTASKDVIASKDLINLAKAKGFYKEVDGKFHAALTYGEEMTDYDRVRLWGGQNKLSPSAKVAYDTELFSLWRKADKKITLEDVMELQRYRYEDTDKNANLPENAGVRAIGTPTSMECHIIQMKDTLPKSIGGVMWMAMANAEHSVYLPFYGNITDTYSAYKVNNEMYTPDSFYWLMRTINVFSALNRDMYGKNVRSYWKAYEQKLIKEQKDKDAEIARLYNQKGESAAAKYATKLGTDQAADVFAKAQKIYTELVGFAAQNEGRTPKKAFEPSVAKEK, encoded by the coding sequence ATGAAAAAAATGTGTCTGTTTTTATTGGTTGCCGCAGCCGGAGTATGGGCAGGAATGTCTAATGCCTTCGGCTGTACGGGATTTGTTGCAGGAAAGGATGCAACAGCTGACGGCTTTCGTATCATTGCACGAACGGAAGATTTAAGCGGCGCCCATAACAAAACCTTTAAGGTATATCCGCATCAAAAAAACAGAAAGCCGGTACAGTTTACCGACTCAATCGGCTTTAAAATCGAATTACCGAAAGAAAGCTATCGGTATACGGCAATTTGCGATGCCGAACAATCGGAAGGTATTTACGACGAAGTCGGTTTTAACGAGCATGGCGTCGCAATGAGTGCGACCGTGTCGGCATCTCCGGGAAAAGCCGCGGAAGAAGCCGATCCGCTTGTTGAAAACGGACTTTCGGAAGCGTCCATGACAACGGTTGTGCTTCCGTATATCACCACTGCACGGGAAGGCGTTCAACGTATTGCGGACATCGTAGATAAATACGGCTCTGCGGAAGGAAATGTTATTTTTATCGCAGACGATAAAGAAAGCTGGTACATGGAAATTTATTCCGGTCATCAGTATGCGGCGGTAAAAGTACCCGATGATATGTATGCGGTAGTGCCCAATCACTTTTTGCTCGGATATGTTGATACGGCAAGCAAAGATGTTATCGCCTCAAAGGACTTAATCAATTTAGCTAAAGCAAAAGGCTTTTACAAAGAAGTTGACGGCAAATTCCATGCGGCACTGACTTATGGAGAAGAAATGACCGACTACGACCGTGTACGGCTTTGGGGAGGTCAAAACAAACTGTCGCCGTCCGCTAAGGTCGCTTACGACACCGAATTATTCTCTCTGTGGAGAAAGGCCGATAAGAAGATTACGCTCGAAGATGTCATGGAACTGCAGCGCTACCGCTATGAAGATACCGATAAAAATGCAAACTTACCGGAAAATGCAGGAGTTCGTGCAATCGGTACACCGACTTCTATGGAGTGCCATATTATTCAAATGAAAGATACCTTGCCTAAATCAATCGGCGGGGTGATGTGGATGGCGATGGCAAATGCAGAACATTCGGTGTATCTGCCTTTCTATGGCAACATTACGGACACCTACTCTGCGTATAAAGTAAACAATGAAATGTATACCCCCGATTCGTTTTACTGGCTGATGCGGACTATCAATGTCTTTTCGGCTTTAAACAGGGATATGTACGGAAAAAATGTCCGCAGCTATTGGAAAGCGTATGAGCAAAAGCTGATTAAAGAGCAGAAAGACAAAGATGCTGAAATCGCACGGCTCTATAATCAAAAAGGTGAATCCGCTGCGGCAAAATATGCAACCAAATTAGGAACTGACCAAGCAGCCGATGTGTTTGCAAAAGCACAGAAAATATATACGGAGCTGGTCGGTTTTGCGGCACAGAACGAAGGTAGAACTCCTAAAAAAGCTTTTGAACCGTCTGTAGCAAAAGAAAAATAA
- a CDS encoding GNAT family N-acetyltransferase, whose amino-acid sequence MAGNDGRRGYIYHTAVHPEYRRQHIGSQLITTAMNALKRLGIHKVALVVFAKNKSGNNFWENEGITSATK is encoded by the coding sequence TTGGCAGGAAATGACGGAAGACGCGGATATATATACCATACAGCCGTCCATCCGGAATATCGGAGACAACACATAGGTTCTCAACTGATTACAACGGCGATGAATGCCCTAAAACGGCTTGGAATACACAAAGTTGCATTGGTGGTATTTGCTAAAAATAAAAGCGGTAATAACTTTTGGGAAAACGAAGGTATAACTTCGGCAACCAAATAA
- a CDS encoding ArsR/SmtB family transcription factor has protein sequence MENQVEPINEETTEYFDPDAVAHARSKIPDEDTMTALSDFFKNFGDSTRIKIVSALMAGELCVADIAEVLEISASAISHQLRILRQAKMVRSRRVGKQIYYSIEDNHVGILYTVGMEHIQEGR, from the coding sequence ATGGAAAATCAAGTCGAACCGATCAATGAAGAGACAACGGAATATTTTGACCCCGATGCCGTAGCGCATGCACGTTCAAAGATCCCCGATGAGGACACGATGACCGCATTGAGTGATTTTTTTAAGAACTTCGGCGATTCAACCCGTATTAAGATTGTGTCTGCGCTGATGGCTGGCGAGCTGTGTGTTGCCGACATTGCGGAGGTACTCGAAATATCCGCATCGGCAATTTCCCACCAACTGCGCATCCTAAGGCAGGCAAAAATGGTGCGGTCACGGCGAGTAGGAAAGCAAATCTACTATTCTATAGAAGACAATCACGTTGGCATCTTGTATACCGTCGGCATGGAACATATTCAGGAAGGGCGCTAG
- a CDS encoding heavy metal translocating P-type ATPase, translated as MACSCMACNHIHETHNHDEHHHDSLWDKHDIIRFSVAAVFFIAGIVLKIASEPFKMTVQFNSASYSIALSSLLFVGSWLAAGLEVIQTLLKTIGKGTVFDENFLMTFATLGAFILGEWSEGAAVMLFYNLGELLQAAAVQQSRRSITNLMDLRPEFVRLYRNPADSELEHGGTHDCCEHHHEEEDEDCDHHHEHHHDHSEMCECGHDHEGRHEHHHEECDCAEHEHAHEHEHHHDHEECGCGHHHAGNDASLVAPEDVPVGTLILVKAGEKVPLDGILVEGACSFDTSSMTGESIPRFIEAGGTVLAGFVNTDGLAVIKTTVAAENTAAAKMLQLVENAQDRKAKTERLISSFARVYTPIVTIGAVVLALLPPLLLSAVHGNPLSWNAFVPWISRGLVFLVISCPCAFVISVPLGYFGGLGGAAKKGILIKGADFIDSLAKTDSVVFDKTGTLTAGVLTVQQVLPAEQFATEEFLELAYIAEYHSGHPIANAVKDHIQGQLGKEKTAAFEKAAAELKQYTEKAGSGVEMLHNGRELAAGSALFILGDAEKQPASIAQAEGIKVFLSYGGRYAGCIICSDSIKPQSAEAIRELRRAGVGYLEMLTGDTKRTGEKIAADLQLDRCSSELLPHEKVARFEEISAERKKVNAGAVCVFVGDGINDAPVLARADVGIAMGGIGSDAAIEAADVVLMTDNPQLIPQAIKSARFTRQIVKQNIAMSFAVKIAFLAGGALGIIGLWAAVFADVGVALLAVCNSLRARR; from the coding sequence ATGGCTTGTAGTTGTATGGCATGTAATCATATACACGAAACGCATAATCATGATGAACATCATCACGACAGTTTGTGGGATAAACACGATATTATCCGATTTAGCGTAGCGGCGGTGTTTTTTATCGCCGGGATCGTATTAAAAATTGCTTCCGAACCTTTCAAAATGACCGTTCAGTTCAACAGCGCTTCTTACTCCATTGCACTTTCATCACTGCTTTTTGTCGGTTCGTGGCTTGCTGCGGGATTGGAAGTTATCCAAACCTTGCTGAAAACCATCGGCAAAGGAACCGTTTTTGATGAAAACTTTCTGATGACTTTTGCAACACTCGGCGCATTCATACTTGGAGAGTGGTCGGAAGGTGCCGCTGTTATGCTGTTCTATAACTTGGGTGAATTGCTGCAAGCCGCTGCCGTTCAACAATCACGGCGTTCGATTACCAACTTAATGGACTTACGGCCTGAATTTGTCCGGCTCTACCGTAATCCTGCCGATTCCGAATTGGAACACGGCGGTACACACGATTGCTGCGAGCATCACCATGAAGAAGAGGACGAAGATTGCGACCATCATCATGAACATCACCATGACCATTCGGAAATGTGTGAATGTGGCCATGACCATGAAGGCCGGCACGAACATCACCATGAAGAATGTGATTGCGCCGAACATGAACATGCCCATGAGCATGAACACCATCACGATCATGAAGAATGCGGGTGCGGGCATCATCATGCGGGAAATGATGCAAGTCTTGTTGCCCCGGAAGACGTGCCGGTCGGTACGCTGATCCTTGTAAAAGCGGGAGAGAAAGTTCCGCTGGATGGAATATTGGTCGAAGGAGCCTGCTCTTTTGATACGTCGTCGATGACGGGAGAGAGTATTCCCCGCTTTATCGAAGCAGGCGGTACGGTGCTTGCTGGCTTCGTCAATACGGACGGGCTTGCGGTGATTAAAACCACCGTCGCGGCGGAAAATACCGCTGCGGCTAAAATGCTGCAGTTGGTGGAAAATGCGCAAGACCGCAAGGCAAAAACGGAACGGCTCATTTCGAGCTTTGCCCGGGTATATACGCCGATTGTAACTATCGGCGCCGTAGTGCTGGCGCTTTTGCCGCCGCTACTGCTTTCGGCCGTGCATGGAAATCCGCTTTCGTGGAATGCGTTTGTGCCGTGGATTTCGCGCGGCTTGGTATTCCTTGTCATATCCTGCCCCTGTGCCTTTGTCATCTCCGTTCCGCTCGGCTACTTCGGCGGACTCGGCGGTGCGGCAAAAAAGGGTATATTGATTAAAGGCGCGGATTTTATCGACTCGCTGGCTAAAACGGACAGTGTTGTATTCGACAAAACAGGAACGCTGACGGCAGGTGTCTTAACGGTACAGCAGGTTCTTCCGGCCGAGCAGTTTGCTACGGAAGAGTTCCTTGAACTTGCCTATATCGCCGAATATCATTCAGGCCATCCGATTGCCAATGCAGTAAAAGACCATATTCAGGGACAGCTCGGTAAAGAGAAAACAGCCGCTTTTGAAAAAGCAGCCGCCGAACTTAAACAATACACGGAAAAGGCAGGTTCAGGCGTTGAAATGCTCCATAACGGACGGGAACTTGCAGCAGGTTCCGCGCTGTTTATTCTCGGCGATGCTGAAAAGCAGCCTGCATCTATTGCGCAGGCTGAAGGAATAAAGGTGTTCCTTTCCTACGGCGGGCGCTATGCGGGATGCATTATATGCAGCGACAGCATTAAACCGCAATCCGCAGAAGCTATACGGGAACTGCGAAGAGCCGGCGTCGGCTATCTTGAAATGCTTACCGGCGATACCAAACGCACGGGCGAAAAGATCGCTGCGGACTTGCAGCTTGACCGCTGCAGCAGCGAGCTTTTGCCGCACGAAAAGGTTGCCCGTTTTGAAGAAATCAGCGCAGAGCGGAAAAAGGTTAACGCCGGCGCCGTATGCGTATTTGTCGGAGACGGAATCAACGATGCGCCTGTTCTTGCCCGTGCGGATGTGGGTATCGCGATGGGCGGAATCGGCAGCGACGCCGCAATCGAAGCCGCCGACGTCGTGCTTATGACCGACAACCCGCAGCTGATCCCGCAAGCAATCAAGTCGGCACGCTTTACACGGCAAATCGTTAAGCAGAATATCGCTATGTCATTTGCCGTTAAAATCGCCTTTTTAGCAGGCGGCGCACTCGGTATTATCGGTTTATGGGCTGCAGTGTTCGCCGATGTCGGCGTCGCGCTTCTTGCAGTGTGCAATTCGCTGCGGGCACGGCGGTAG
- the xdh gene encoding selenium-dependent xanthine dehydrogenase, with protein MISLTVNGRIVEAEENQKLIYFLRDSLRLTSVKNGCMEGACGTCTVLIDGKPMKACVQVTGKLAGKTITTLEGFPERELAVYQYAFAHCGAVQCGFCIPGMIICAKALIDGNPNPSSADVKQAIRNNICRCTGYVKIEEAILLAAKMLRENIPVPEAKTEAAVGSSALRVDSYAKAAGTAEYADDIYLDGMLYGSAVRTAYPRAKVLSIDTSEAEKMPGVHIVMTAKDLPGMQKIGHLKKDWDVLIPLGKGTHYLGDAIVLIAAETREILEAAKKAVKIEYEELAPVCSIAEAMAEDAPHVHESGNLLSKEHLVRGNADEKLKNSKYVVSHHYSVPPTEHAFLEPETAVAMPDGEDGVIIYSGDQGIYQTKRECSEATGLPIDKVRVIAKMVGGGFGGKEDMSVQHHAAILALKTGRPVKVSLSRKESMIIHPKRHAMEMDFTLGCDENGYLTGLKAVLHSDTGAYASLGGPVLQRACTHAAGPYNYQDIDILGCAWYTNNPPAGAFRGFGVTQSCFAVESCINLLAEKVGISPWEIRYRNAIRPGQVLPNGQYADDSTALVQTLEAVKPYYDAHPKAGIACAIKNSGLGVGIPDFGRTTLRLQADGVHIYSSAACIGQGVGTILLQIVSEVLNLPRSLLHYETPDTKFAPDAGETTASRQTVFTGESARMAATDVKRALEEELQKRGKTGCLSEHIDILPELFTALSTKEFFAEYTYPTDKLGSDKPHPVSHVAYGYATHLIDLDEEGKLAYVEAAHDVGRALNPISLQGQIEGGVVMSLGYALTEDYPLQKSVPTAKFGTLGLFKAPQVPPIKVDIIEHNDNELACGAKGIGEIASIPTAPAVALAYYNRDGIFRTKLPLENTPYSRKK; from the coding sequence ATGATATCATTAACCGTTAACGGCCGGATTGTTGAAGCCGAAGAAAATCAAAAACTTATCTATTTTTTACGCGATTCACTGCGCTTAACTTCCGTTAAAAACGGTTGTATGGAAGGCGCCTGCGGAACTTGTACCGTTTTAATAGACGGAAAACCGATGAAGGCCTGTGTTCAAGTGACCGGAAAATTAGCAGGAAAGACAATTACAACGCTTGAAGGCTTCCCTGAGCGTGAGCTTGCCGTGTATCAATATGCGTTCGCTCATTGCGGCGCGGTGCAATGCGGATTTTGTATTCCCGGTATGATTATTTGTGCAAAAGCGTTGATAGACGGAAATCCCAATCCCTCATCCGCGGATGTAAAACAAGCCATTCGTAATAATATTTGCCGGTGTACCGGTTATGTAAAAATTGAAGAAGCTATCTTGTTAGCAGCAAAGATGCTGCGCGAAAATATACCCGTGCCGGAAGCAAAAACCGAAGCCGCTGTAGGAAGCAGCGCGCTCCGTGTCGATTCATACGCGAAAGCCGCAGGTACAGCCGAATATGCCGACGATATATATCTGGACGGAATGCTGTACGGAAGTGCCGTACGCACGGCATATCCGCGGGCAAAAGTGCTGTCAATCGACACCTCAGAGGCGGAAAAAATGCCGGGCGTCCATATCGTCATGACAGCAAAAGATCTCCCCGGTATGCAAAAAATCGGACACTTAAAAAAGGACTGGGATGTCCTTATTCCGCTCGGCAAAGGAACACATTATTTAGGAGATGCCATCGTTCTGATTGCCGCCGAAACCCGCGAAATTTTGGAAGCTGCAAAAAAAGCGGTAAAAATCGAATATGAAGAATTAGCGCCCGTATGCTCCATAGCGGAAGCAATGGCGGAAGATGCGCCTCATGTCCATGAAAGCGGCAATCTTCTTTCAAAAGAACATCTCGTGCGTGGCAATGCCGATGAGAAGTTGAAAAATTCAAAATATGTCGTTTCTCACCACTATTCCGTACCGCCGACCGAGCATGCCTTTTTAGAGCCTGAAACGGCAGTGGCTATGCCGGACGGAGAAGATGGTGTCATTATTTATTCGGGGGATCAAGGTATATATCAAACAAAACGGGAATGTTCGGAAGCGACCGGCTTACCCATCGATAAGGTGCGGGTTATCGCCAAGATGGTCGGCGGCGGCTTCGGCGGCAAAGAAGATATGAGCGTGCAACACCATGCGGCTATCCTTGCGTTAAAGACCGGACGCCCCGTCAAGGTGAGTTTAAGCAGAAAAGAGAGTATGATTATCCATCCGAAGCGGCACGCGATGGAAATGGATTTTACCCTCGGCTGCGACGAAAACGGCTACCTAACCGGCTTAAAAGCGGTGCTCCATTCGGACACCGGCGCCTATGCCTCCCTCGGCGGGCCGGTACTGCAGCGAGCCTGTACCCATGCAGCAGGGCCGTATAACTATCAGGATATCGACATACTCGGCTGCGCGTGGTACACCAATAACCCGCCGGCCGGTGCATTCAGAGGATTCGGCGTAACGCAAAGCTGCTTTGCCGTTGAATCGTGTATCAATCTATTGGCGGAAAAGGTTGGTATCAGTCCGTGGGAAATCCGCTACCGGAATGCAATCCGTCCCGGGCAGGTTCTGCCGAACGGTCAGTATGCCGACGATTCAACCGCTCTTGTACAAACCCTCGAAGCGGTAAAGCCGTATTACGATGCGCACCCGAAAGCAGGTATTGCCTGCGCCATTAAAAATTCCGGACTAGGAGTAGGCATCCCCGACTTTGGGCGGACAACCCTGCGGCTTCAAGCAGATGGCGTGCATATCTATTCCAGCGCAGCTTGTATCGGGCAGGGGGTTGGAACAATCCTCTTGCAGATTGTCAGCGAGGTGCTTAATCTGCCGCGCAGTCTTTTACACTACGAAACACCCGACACCAAGTTTGCTCCCGATGCGGGAGAAACAACCGCCTCGCGTCAGACCGTATTTACCGGTGAAAGTGCTCGTATGGCTGCTACCGATGTCAAAAGAGCGCTTGAAGAAGAACTACAAAAGCGCGGCAAAACCGGTTGCCTTTCCGAACACATAGATATACTGCCCGAGCTGTTTACTGCTCTGAGTACCAAAGAATTTTTTGCGGAATATACCTATCCGACGGACAAACTGGGTTCCGACAAGCCTCATCCGGTAAGTCATGTCGCTTACGGCTATGCAACGCACCTCATCGATTTGGATGAAGAAGGAAAACTCGCGTATGTGGAAGCTGCACACGATGTCGGCCGCGCGCTTAATCCGATTTCGCTGCAAGGGCAGATCGAAGGCGGCGTCGTGATGAGCCTCGGATATGCGCTAACGGAGGACTATCCGCTGCAAAAGAGTGTTCCGACCGCTAAATTCGGTACGCTCGGCTTGTTTAAAGCGCCGCAAGTACCGCCGATAAAGGTCGATATTATCGAACACAACGACAATGAACTTGCATGCGGCGCTAAGGGCATCGGCGAAATTGCCAGTATTCCCACCGCCCCTGCGGTAGCGCTTGCGTATTACAACCGCGACGGTATCTTTAGAACAAAGCTGCCGCTGGAAAATACACCGTACAGCCGGAAAAAATAA
- a CDS encoding P83/100 family protein, whose amino-acid sequence MKRIALVCLCTLAFIGAAFAIEVDQDELRQAENTPIEFINYTGPHAKIDTLRAIAEIGESLAGAAERGRAGDMNRYAVIHAVDPSVNTGLDADIMIIGSGARVDHINNLRVIIAAYLRRAYAYSERDANTLAHFVTIYNAVYRGDMNMFRSKYKAVVVRNLTADKAGLALRYDQWPGNTQIVIPLSDQKYSGTLSTIDTSSLSDKNVVDKMREQDDKDIATRKDMIDLKERESSAARDRANVAQQDADAARQNAGTRQNEAAAVQREADKSKAAAAQSKQDAEKARKDAEDAKKQAAQSEKDAAAARQQAQRNPNDRKAAEEAAQKQQEAARNRQEASDKDKAAAEKANEAKKSDQEAAAKQKEAEEKQKAADAAAKQAQDKEREATSEKQFADAKEQEAQSDRKDVAADTRKIIEEKRAERKAQDEAAFASALPGAMLKVVDSGAMLSEVVLLDLKTEKTLKTSLLNTVRGRVLIEGTDSLIAIAGSKSGNQMITLVAINPRTLEMTKQATVPVAEQSLLIQVDDSYYAVIEQSGKYHLARFNDNLEVQATSAVDVLPYTAISVTEKGVLVQDTANNIRLLNVDNLAEAIK is encoded by the coding sequence ATGAAAAGAATAGCGCTTGTATGCCTCTGTACGCTTGCCTTTATCGGTGCGGCTTTCGCGATAGAAGTCGATCAGGATGAGTTAAGGCAGGCCGAAAATACGCCGATTGAATTTATCAACTATACCGGGCCTCACGCCAAAATCGATACATTGCGCGCCATCGCCGAAATCGGTGAATCGCTTGCCGGAGCTGCCGAACGGGGACGTGCAGGCGATATGAACCGCTATGCCGTTATCCATGCCGTCGATCCGTCGGTAAATACCGGCCTTGATGCGGATATTATGATTATCGGAAGCGGAGCGCGCGTAGACCATATCAACAATTTACGGGTCATTATTGCCGCTTATTTACGCCGCGCCTACGCATATTCCGAAAGGGATGCGAATACGCTTGCGCATTTCGTAACGATTTACAACGCAGTATACCGCGGCGACATGAATATGTTCCGGAGTAAATATAAGGCTGTTGTCGTTAGAAATTTAACCGCCGATAAAGCAGGCCTTGCGTTGCGCTACGACCAATGGCCGGGAAATACGCAGATTGTCATACCGCTTTCCGATCAGAAATACAGCGGTACGCTCAGTACGATAGACACAAGCTCTCTTTCCGATAAAAACGTTGTCGATAAGATGCGCGAGCAGGATGATAAAGACATAGCCACCCGTAAAGACATGATCGACCTAAAAGAGCGTGAAAGCAGTGCTGCCCGCGACCGTGCGAACGTTGCACAACAGGATGCGGATGCGGCTCGGCAAAATGCCGGTACAAGACAAAATGAAGCGGCCGCCGTACAAAGAGAAGCCGACAAATCAAAAGCAGCTGCAGCTCAATCTAAGCAGGATGCGGAAAAAGCCCGGAAAGATGCGGAAGATGCAAAGAAACAAGCTGCTCAATCCGAAAAAGATGCGGCAGCCGCAAGACAGCAGGCTCAAAGAAATCCTAATGACCGCAAAGCCGCCGAAGAAGCCGCACAAAAACAGCAGGAAGCTGCACGAAACAGACAGGAAGCAAGCGATAAAGATAAGGCTGCCGCCGAAAAAGCAAACGAAGCTAAAAAAAGCGATCAGGAAGCTGCGGCAAAGCAAAAAGAAGCGGAAGAAAAGCAGAAGGCTGCAGACGCAGCTGCAAAGCAGGCTCAAGATAAGGAGCGGGAAGCCACTTCAGAAAAGCAGTTTGCCGACGCAAAAGAGCAGGAAGCCCAGAGTGACCGGAAGGATGTCGCTGCGGATACGCGGAAAATCATCGAGGAGAAACGGGCTGAGCGGAAGGCTCAAGACGAGGCTGCGTTTGCTTCCGCGTTACCCGGTGCTATGCTGAAAGTAGTTGACTCCGGGGCGATGCTTTCGGAAGTGGTTTTGCTCGATCTTAAAACGGAAAAGACGCTGAAAACATCGTTACTCAATACGGTACGCGGGCGTGTTCTTATCGAAGGAACTGATTCGCTTATCGCAATTGCCGGTTCAAAATCCGGGAACCAGATGATTACGTTGGTTGCTATTAATCCCCGCACGCTTGAAATGACCAAACAGGCGACGGTTCCCGTTGCGGAACAAAGCCTTTTAATACAGGTTGACGACAGCTACTACGCGGTTATCGAACAATCCGGTAAGTATCATCTTGCACGTTTCAATGATAACCTTGAAGTGCAGGCAACATCCGCGGTCGATGTTCTTCCATATACGGCAATCAGCGTTACGGAAAAAGGTGTGCTGGTACAAGACACCGCAAACAATATCCGTCTTTTGAATGTGGATAATCTTGCAGAAGCGATAAAGTAA
- a CDS encoding PQQ-binding-like beta-propeller repeat protein codes for MKKTKRLLAILFTALSSFVFLFIPAGFLTAQTEQAQWSAVMAGETLCDPVLHGEYLYTLSSDQALNCIDYTGSFVWRRNITRTIKPFLTVSNSGILIIADALRMLQAVSSQGIYLWSVQLPEPALYAPYSTTDGRICVLTKSNLYCFSVKGKLKWQLKLSSPPARQLCETGTASLLLALTNKDFLTVSLTGQLLNTKTLKKDIAALSAAPAGYVMCTGDGILAYYRGETNPAGKQTHSVGQANSAVTAEQHAPDAGTAHGAQQEETAEGFAVWQSAETTPLFMQTSGDELVCVYADGTVSARNITSNKINWTAKLNSRITLPLYCSKTDGEYYIACKSIAAIISGTGTVKREQKITSSAFLPVITPSGILIAIDDWVINSWRLDTKIMQANPQPEAPPQYQILKTQEKTQTLPFFVPYGDTAILLTGIDEAITKGTVGTDEASYALTLQTILTNNQRAAYFPYDFTVYERARAAELLGLLESLEYRTILLDEAVKTSEPTLAVAIIRALGFIAADPDGRSIEAIQLLLQRCGVREYGPAYASCDALTEIAKYGDKQIAGSAVKALFAIAASAFPENIKQYARQKIKTIVE; via the coding sequence ATGAAGAAAACAAAGCGTCTTTTGGCCATTCTATTTACGGCACTCTCCTCCTTTGTTTTTCTGTTCATTCCGGCAGGATTCCTAACCGCACAAACCGAACAAGCGCAGTGGTCGGCGGTAATGGCGGGCGAAACTCTCTGCGATCCGGTTTTACACGGAGAATATCTCTACACGCTGAGTTCGGATCAGGCGCTCAACTGTATCGATTACACCGGCTCCTTTGTATGGCGGCGGAATATCACGCGGACAATAAAACCGTTTTTGACCGTATCCAATTCGGGAATCTTGATTATTGCTGATGCATTGCGGATGCTGCAGGCGGTTTCAAGTCAGGGGATTTATCTATGGTCGGTACAGCTGCCGGAGCCGGCTCTGTATGCGCCTTATAGCACAACCGACGGCAGAATATGCGTACTTACCAAATCAAACCTTTACTGCTTTTCCGTAAAAGGCAAACTTAAATGGCAGCTTAAATTATCATCTCCGCCGGCGCGGCAGCTGTGCGAAACGGGGACGGCATCGTTATTATTGGCGCTGACAAACAAAGACTTTTTAACCGTTTCGCTTACCGGGCAATTGTTAAACACAAAGACCTTAAAAAAAGATATTGCCGCGCTTTCGGCCGCTCCTGCCGGATATGTGATGTGTACCGGCGACGGTATTCTCGCCTATTACCGAGGCGAAACGAACCCTGCCGGAAAGCAAACACACAGTGTTGGACAAGCTAATAGTGCAGTGACAGCCGAACAGCACGCGCCCGATGCCGGAACGGCACACGGGGCACAGCAGGAGGAAACAGCCGAGGGCTTTGCGGTTTGGCAATCAGCGGAAACGACGCCGCTGTTTATGCAGACTTCCGGAGATGAGCTGGTATGCGTGTACGCCGACGGAACCGTTTCGGCACGGAATATTACCTCGAATAAAATCAACTGGACGGCAAAGCTGAATAGCCGCATCACGCTTCCGTTATATTGTTCAAAAACGGACGGAGAGTATTACATCGCTTGTAAAAGTATAGCGGCAATTATCAGCGGAACGGGAACCGTGAAACGGGAGCAAAAGATAACCTCATCCGCTTTTCTGCCTGTTATCACTCCGAGCGGCATCCTTATCGCTATCGATGATTGGGTTATCAACAGCTGGCGCTTAGATACAAAAATTATGCAAGCCAACCCGCAGCCGGAAGCTCCGCCGCAGTATCAAATTTTAAAGACACAAGAAAAAACACAAACGCTCCCCTTCTTTGTCCCTTACGGGGATACCGCCATATTGTTAACAGGTATCGATGAAGCCATTACGAAAGGCACAGTCGGTACGGACGAAGCTTCCTATGCGCTTACCTTGCAAACCATCTTAACGAATAATCAGAGGGCGGCGTATTTTCCCTACGATTTTACGGTTTACGAGCGGGCTCGGGCGGCAGAATTGTTGGGTTTATTGGAATCGCTGGAATACCGTACCATTCTGCTGGATGAGGCGGTAAAAACCTCCGAACCTACTTTAGCCGTTGCAATCATCCGTGCATTGGGTTTTATTGCAGCCGATCCGGATGGACGTTCGATTGAGGCAATTCAATTGCTGTTACAGCGCTGCGGAGTGCGTGAGTATGGTCCCGCGTATGCTTCCTGCGATGCCCTTACCGAAATTGCAAAATACGGGGATAAACAGATTGCCGGATCCGCCGTTAAGGCTCTTTTTGCAATCGCTGCCAGCGCCTTTCCCGAAAATATTAAGCAGTATGCAAGACAAAAAATAAAAACTATAGTAGAATAA